The Rhodothermus bifroesti genome window below encodes:
- a CDS encoding T9SS type A sorting domain-containing protein, with protein MKRCVTASLLTLGLMVIACPPLRAQSAGDYRTRDSGNWSQASIWERFTGAAWTAATSAPTGAETITVRSTDSVFVDVPVTLTGRLINQGIVHAEAGRLTIGNGGVYQHDRDGGKIPIATWSEGATLHLTGVVAQAPANRNQPYYHIIFETPALASNLNLGLDNVTIGGDIRVLDTGTARWYLTTTAAYDTAVVTINGDVYVEKGAFAVQGTSNAYSTFIVHHYGNIIVTGGNFSISRGSQPGGTTTWYLYEGDFSFANATTQSSTATPGGAKFVFAKQGTQRLTIGEGSNLQALPIEVLSGTTLEMGESRLAGSGIFYLHADAVLGTALPGGVAAIFENVTGQVTLEDESGYAFNGSVPQVTSTRMPTVVGDLIIDNPAGVKLSQETTINGVLRLKAGVLDNSIPFTLGPNGSISYEGGSLLYPVANETRSELPQTFVLEQNYPNPFRRVTTIRFGLPTSGYVSVKLYDLLGKEVQTLFEGYKPAGFHELTLEAGPLSPGVYWYRVQTAQSAAARQLVLIR; from the coding sequence ATGAAACGTTGTGTTACTGCGAGCTTGCTGACGCTAGGTTTGATGGTTATAGCCTGCCCACCCTTAAGAGCGCAGTCAGCAGGCGACTACCGAACACGCGACAGCGGCAACTGGAGCCAGGCCTCCATCTGGGAACGCTTTACTGGAGCAGCTTGGACAGCCGCCACCAGTGCGCCCACAGGGGCTGAGACGATCACCGTACGCAGTACCGATTCGGTGTTTGTCGACGTGCCTGTAACCCTTACCGGGCGCCTAATTAACCAGGGCATTGTGCATGCAGAAGCAGGAAGGCTAACCATAGGCAATGGAGGGGTTTATCAGCACGATCGAGACGGCGGCAAAATCCCCATAGCCACTTGGAGCGAAGGCGCTACGCTACACTTAACGGGTGTAGTCGCACAAGCCCCAGCTAACCGGAATCAGCCCTACTATCACATCATCTTTGAAACCCCAGCCCTTGCTTCAAACCTGAACCTAGGTCTCGATAACGTTACCATTGGAGGAGACATTCGCGTGCTAGATACCGGGACGGCGCGCTGGTATCTCACGACTACCGCAGCATACGATACCGCGGTTGTTACCATCAACGGGGACGTGTACGTTGAAAAGGGTGCCTTTGCGGTTCAAGGCACAAGCAATGCGTACTCTACCTTTATTGTCCATCATTACGGCAACATCATCGTAACCGGCGGTAATTTCTCCATCAGCCGCGGGTCGCAGCCGGGAGGCACAACAACCTGGTATCTCTACGAAGGGGATTTCTCCTTTGCCAATGCCACAACCCAGAGCTCTACGGCAACGCCTGGGGGAGCAAAGTTTGTATTTGCAAAGCAAGGTACGCAGCGCCTAACCATTGGCGAAGGCAGCAACCTGCAGGCCCTGCCGATTGAGGTGCTTTCGGGTACCACACTGGAGATGGGCGAAAGTCGTCTGGCCGGCAGTGGCATTTTCTATTTACATGCCGACGCAGTGTTGGGTACCGCACTGCCAGGCGGGGTCGCCGCTATCTTCGAAAATGTTACCGGTCAAGTAACGCTTGAAGATGAATCGGGGTATGCTTTTAACGGGAGTGTGCCTCAAGTGACTAGCACGCGCATGCCTACCGTTGTGGGTGACCTGATCATCGATAATCCGGCCGGCGTAAAGCTTTCGCAAGAAACCACCATCAATGGCGTGCTTCGGCTCAAAGCAGGGGTGCTAGATAACTCGATTCCTTTCACCCTGGGACCCAACGGTTCTATCTCGTATGAAGGTGGAAGTCTGCTGTACCCTGTGGCCAACGAAACAAGAAGCGAACTGCCGCAGACGTTTGTGCTCGAGCAGAACTACCCCAATCCCTTCCGTCGGGTTACTACGATTCGGTTTGGGCTCCCTACAAGTGGATACGTGTCGGTTAAGCTCTACGACCTGCTCGGAAAGGAGGTGCAGACCCTGTTTGAAGGATACAAACCAGCTGGATTTCATGAGTTGACGCTAGAGGCAGGCCCTCTAAGCCCCGGTGTGTACTGGTATCGGGTGCAAACTGCGCAAAGCGCAGCTGCTAGGCAGCTGGTGCTAATTCGGTAA